In the genome of Microcoleus vaginatus PCC 9802, the window CAGGAAAATCGCACCTCGTGCAACCTTACGACTCGGTAATTGAAGCTTTGGGAATGCTGAAAGCCACAGAAGCAATACCCCTAATTTCACCTTTTTTAGAACATTCTGTAGAGCGGGTGCAGTACGCTGCGGCGCGGGCGATGTATCAGTTAACTGGAGAGCGGGTTTACGGAGACCGATTGGTAAGTGCTTTGAATGGGGATAATTTGCAGTTGAGGCGATCGGCTTTGATGGACTTGGGGGCGATCGGCTATTTGCCGGGAGCGCAAGCTATTTCTGAAACTTTAGCAGAAAATAGCCTGAAATTGATAGCGCTCAAAGGAGTTTTGGAGCATCACCTCAATCAACAAGAATCACTATCTTTGTCAGATGAAGCTATTCAAGTTATGAACTTAATGGATAGTTTACTTTAAAAAATTAGTTCACAACTAAAATAGGATTGCTGTAGAGATTCTCAATTGTCTGCCGTATATTTAGGACACAGTATATTCAGGACACAGCACTGCTGTGTCCCTACGGCATATCTGTATTTTAGACAGGAAACAGCACTGCTGTTTCCCTACCTATTTTGATGAGAATGTTGGCGGGTAAGGTGGGAAAAAGTTCGATCGCGCGATCGACCCAACCTACAATTAAAATGGTCACGGTAAAGCTTACAAATAAATGGCATTAGAACTAATTCAGGCTGTCGAACAAGCAGATTCTTCCGAAGGCTTGTTAAACGCAGTCAAAGCACTGGCTGCAGCTTCCTCAAAACAAGCAATTCCTACCTTAATTACAGTGCTCGGTTACAACAACCCAGGCGCCGCTGTTGCCGCCGTTGATGGGCTAATTGAGCTCGGAGAACCTGCGGTGCTGCCGCTTCTAGAACAGCTTGACGGCTACAATTACGGGGCGAGAGCTTGGGCTGTTCGGGCTTTGGCGGGAATTGGCGACCCCAGGGGTTTGGAGATTTTGCTCGATGCAGCGGCGAATGACTTTGCTTTGAGCGTGCGGCGGGCCGCGGCGAGGGGTTTGGGGACGATTTGTTGGGAACTGATGCCGGCAGAACAAATTGCAGATGCTCAACTTCGCGCTGTGAAAACGCTACTGCAAGCGTCCCGAGATCCAGAATGGGTGGTTCGCTACGCAGCAGCGGGGGGTTTGCAAGCTTTGGCGGGTGCTGCGACTGTTAAACCGGATTGGTTAGCGGAAGTTTCGGCCAGATTTGAGGAAATCACCCAAAGCGATGAAACTACTTCAGTTAGGGCTCGGGCTTTGCTTGCTAAGAAAATATTGTCACTTGGCTAGGGTTTGGGCGATCATCTCTTCCAAGTCCCCTTGACTGAGAGTGGTTAATATAAAGACTTCTTGTACGGTTTTGCCCTGTCTGGCGATGATTTTAAATCCCCCGCGGATGGGTACTGACACTCTTAATGTCATGCGGGGGATGTGTCCTTTAACTTTGTTGATGACGCCGGGAGTGACAGTTTGAATGCCGATTTTTAGGGTGAGGCGCTCTAAAATTGGTATCAAACCGGGAAGGTGGGTAGAGTGATTCCAAACTAGGCGGCCTTTGGGTTGTGCGTTCATAAATATTTAACCAAATTCAACATACCCAGTCTAAGCCACCCCTGGCTGGAACCAATTTGAAATTCCCTCAACTTCTGTATCAATAACGTTACTGTGAGCGTCATTGCCAGCAAACCGAGCCAATCTCAAACCGAGATTTTTGATTCCTGGCGCGCAAGCTAAGATTTGATGGCGCAGAATTGTCCTGTAGTTTTTGATATTTTGGGTTGGCAACGGTCGGTTTTTCTAGTTGAGTGGCGATCGCCGCGAGCATTTCTGCGAGGCTGCAAGGTTTCTTGAGATAGCCGTCTGCTTTGAGTTCCAGGGCTTTTTCCATTTCTGAACCAGTCATAAAAATAAACGGAATGCTGGCGGTTGCAGGCTGCGATCGCACGGCTGCGAATACTTCAAAACCGTCGAGTTCTGGCATCATGACATCAGACAAAATTAAATCGGGAATTTCGGCTGCTAACTGGATACCGACTTTTCCGTTTTCAGCACCCACAGCTTCAAAACCGCGCGATTGCAGAAGTTCTAATACCGTTTCTCGAATTAAATCATCGTCTTCAATTACTAATATTTTTTTCATGGGTTTGAGCTGGCTCTTTACTTTGTTTGTATTCCTCTGTTATTATTGTTACAGGTGAGTTTTAAAGAATTCAATAGGGTTATTGCAAAAAACCGCTTTTGACTGGCAACTTTTTACGGCTTTGTGTATGCTCGCAGTTACACACAAGACTTGAGTTA includes:
- a CDS encoding metal-binding protein — encoded protein: MNAQPKGRLVWNHSTHLPGLIPILERLTLKIGIQTVTPGVINKVKGHIPRMTLRVSVPIRGGFKIIARQGKTVQEVFILTTLSQGDLEEMIAQTLAK
- a CDS encoding response regulator, whose protein sequence is MKKILVIEDDDLIRETVLELLQSRGFEAVGAENGKVGIQLAAEIPDLILSDVMMPELDGFEVFAAVRSQPATASIPFIFMTGSEMEKALELKADGYLKKPCSLAEMLAAIATQLEKPTVANPKYQKLQDNSAPSNLSLRARNQKSRFEIGSVCWQ
- a CDS encoding HEAT repeat domain-containing protein, which encodes MALELIQAVEQADSSEGLLNAVKALAAASSKQAIPTLITVLGYNNPGAAVAAVDGLIELGEPAVLPLLEQLDGYNYGARAWAVRALAGIGDPRGLEILLDAAANDFALSVRRAAARGLGTICWELMPAEQIADAQLRAVKTLLQASRDPEWVVRYAAAGGLQALAGAATVKPDWLAEVSARFEEITQSDETTSVRARALLAKKILSLG